The Stigmatella erecta genomic interval GGGCAAACTTCTGGGCTTCGAAAAACTTGCGGCGCACATGCGCCCAGCAGAAGGCCAGGGTTGCCGGACAGGGCCCGTCCGCGCCGGACTTCGTCGCCGTCTGGTAGGCCGCATACCCATCCACCAGGACGACGCCCGCGTAGTCGCCCAGCACGGTGCGCGCCGTCGCCCCGGAGCGGCTGGGGTAGATGCGATGGAAGACGGTGTCGGGTGAGGCCACCGTCCACGCGTACCACTTGGTGCCGGGCCCCTTGTCCAGCAGGTACCAGTGCGTCTCGTCCGCGTGGATGAGAGGCGAGGTAAACACTTCGGCCAGCAGTGCTTCGTAGGACTTCTGCAGGTGCCGGGCGAGCGCCTCGAGCGGGTCCCAGAGCGTCTGCGCCTCCACCCCCAGGCCCTCGCGCCCGTACAGCCGCTCCTGGCGGGCCAGCGGCAGGTGAAAGCCGTACTTCATGAGGGCCACGTGGACGGCGAAGTCCACCGAGTAGCGGCCGCCCGGAATCAGTCGCGGCGGGGCCGGCGCCGTCACCGGCGCGCAGCCCTGGCCGCAGCGGTACTTCTGCCGCTTCACCCGCCGCAGCAGGAAGCTTCGCTCGACGACGGTGATTTCCTCGCAGTCCTCCGTCTGGCCTTCCCACGCGTGCAGGCCGCTGCCGCACAGGCCGCAGACCTGGTCCGCCTCGTCCAGCGGCAGCAGCACCTCTTGCACCTTCAGCTCGGGCTGCGCTCGCGGGCCGTGGCCTTTCTGCGGCTTGGCACGCGGAGGCTTCGGCGGCCTGGCCCCCCGCTTCTCGCTGGAGGCGCCGAAGAGCCGCTGCTGCATGAGCGCCAGCTGCTCCTTGAGCTGCGTCAGCTCCAGCTGCAGGTGCGCCTGGGCGTCCTCGCCCTTGAGCCAGGCCACTTCTGCGACGAGCGCCTCAAGGCGCTGGTGCAGCCGGGCATTCTCCGCCTCCAGCAGCGCCGCCACCTGCTTGGCCGTCTCCAAGTCTCGCAGTTGCTCGACGCGCGTCATGACTACCTGACAGGTGCTACAAGCCGCCGCCTACCGCAAGGACTTTCTCGTCCACCGCTGGAGGCGACAACTTCCACCGCCCCGCAAGCTCGCAGCCCTCCAAGAAGAGCGACAGCTCGCTCACCGTCAACTACACCGCCTGCGCGCCCTGCTCGCACCAGGGCCGGGCGAAGCGCCCTCGGAAGAGTCTCTTGGTGAGAAGCACCAGGCCCGTGCCGTCGAAGTGCAGCACCTTGGCCCGGCGCCGGCACCGGCCCACGAAGAGGAAGACGTCGCCTTTGAGCAACTGACGGCCCAGCTGTTGCTCGACGAGGGCGCCCAGCCCATCGAAGCCCTTGCGCATATCCACCGGAGCCGCGTACGCGAAGACACGCACCGCGCGCGTAAGCGTCAGCACCCCAGTTTCCCCAAGAGTTGCGCGGCGCCCTCCAGCGTCAGCCCCTCGACTCGCCAGCCACCCGGTGCCACCAGGGCCACCTGCTGCAGCCCCGCGACTGCGGCTTCAGTCGGCCGCTGGCTGACGCGCACCGGCACCAGGGCCGCACTCTTCTCTGCGGGCTTTGCACGGCGGTGCCCCGCGGGACGGCCCTTGCGCCACTCGTAGAGCGTCGGCCCGGACACCCCCAGCTTCTGCGCCGCGTCCGTCACCGTCCCTCCCGCCGCCACGGTGTGCTCGGCGTAGCGCACCGCGAAGGCGCGCAGTGCCTCGGGGAACGGCAACGAGCCACTGCGCCGTCCAGCCTTCAGCCGCTGCGCCTCTTGACGGAACTGCTCCAATTCCTTCTCCAACTCCACGGACCACCTCCTGGTGTGTGGCCTCAGGTGGTCTCACGAGATGGGGAACCCGTCACGACGGGGCACGGCGAGGTCTTACGAAGGAACAGTCATCCGGCCTGTACGCACAAGCCATGGCCGAGCGGGGATTCGTCACGCTGGCTTTCGATCCGTCCTATACCGGGGAAAGTGGCGGTGAGCCGCGCAATGTCGCATCGCCGGACATCAATACCGAGGATTTCAGTGCGGCAGTGGATTATCTCGGTTTGCAGGCTTCCGTTGACCGTAAGCGCATTGGCGCTCTAGGAATTTGTGGTTTCAGCGGCATGGCGCTGACTGCCGCTACCAGCGATTCGCGCATTAGCGCCGTAGCCACGGTTTCCATGTACGACATGTCCCGGAGCATCAGCCGCAGCCATCAAGACAGCTACACACAGGAACAGCGCCGCCAAGTGATCGACTACATCAGCCAGCAGCGCTGGGCGGATGCGGAAAATGGCAATTATTCGCCGGGCTTTCACGAAGTCCCGTTTGACGAAAAGGGCAATATCGTCAAAGGGCAGCGCATCCTTCCAGAATCATTGCCCGGGAATCCAGACCCAGTCTTGGCTGCTTTCTTCGATTATTACAAAACCCCGCGCGGGTTCCATCCGAGAGGCATCAACTCCACCACCGCATGGACTGCTACAACGCCCATGTCGTTCTTCAGCTTTTCGATGTACGCAAACATTGAAATGATTTCGCCGCGCCCAATCCTGTTGGTGGCAGGAGAGAATGCCCACTCGCGTTACTACTCCGAAGATGTTCACAAGATGGCTTCCGAGCCCAAGGAGTTGGTGATTGTGCCTGGCGCAGACCACGTGGATTTGTATGACCAGATGGACAAGATCCCCTTCAACAAGCTCACGGAGTTCTTTGCCAAGAACCTGAAGTGAAGCCCGTGGCCTCCAGGAGGAGAGGACGCCGCGAGTGGACTGAGCCAAGTTGCTGAGCGCGCGGGCCCCTGCAGGCCGCAATTGGGTCCGCCAGGAGCCGATTGAGTCCCAGAGTCCAAGCCCCGCCCCCTTTCGCAGAGGGGGAGCGCGTGAGAGCGGCGGGTTGTTCTGAAGCCCGTGGGAGGCTGGCAGGAGAGCGTGGTGCAGATGGGGAGGGCGCGTGGGGGGGGCTTACCGGCGGAGGCCGCCGGAGGGGACGGTGCTGGGCGAGGCGGTGAAGGACAACTGGGCCACGCTGCTGGAGGAGGCGAGCGAGGTGGGGCGCGGCCTGCCCCTCGGTACTTCGCCCGGTACCTGTGTGCCCTAAAGTAGGGAAGTTGCGCACCTTGGCGCACAGCGCAGTAGATGTGCCTATCCCCCTGGGTGCTGAGGTACCGTTGGCGCCATGTCCAATGGCTTCATCTGGTCCAGCGCGGACGAACCGCATGCCGCGCGGCGGCGCGAGATGCTTCGCACCCATCCCGAGATCAAGGAACTCTACGGCCCGTGCTCGCGCACGAAGTACGTCTGCACCCTGCTCGTCGGGCTGCAGCTCGCGCTCGCCTTCCTGCTGCGTGACGCGCCCTGGTGGCTGATTGTTCTGGCCGCCTATGTGGTGGGCGGAGTGATCAACCAGGCGCTACTCCTGGCCATTCACGAGCTCTCTCACAATCTCGCGTTTCGCAAGCCCTGGCACAATCGCGTGTTCGGCGTCTTCATCAATCTGCCCGTGGGGGTGCCGGTCGCAGAGACGTTTCGCTACTACCACCTGCGCCATCACAGCCATCAGGGGGACGAGCGGCTCGACACGGATATACCGACGGAGTTCGAGGCGCGCTTGCTGCGC includes:
- the tnpC gene encoding IS66 family transposase, with amino-acid sequence MTRVEQLRDLETAKQVAALLEAENARLHQRLEALVAEVAWLKGEDAQAHLQLELTQLKEQLALMQQRLFGASSEKRGARPPKPPRAKPQKGHGPRAQPELKVQEVLLPLDEADQVCGLCGSGLHAWEGQTEDCEEITVVERSFLLRRVKRQKYRCGQGCAPVTAPAPPRLIPGGRYSVDFAVHVALMKYGFHLPLARQERLYGREGLGVEAQTLWDPLEALARHLQKSYEALLAEVFTSPLIHADETHWYLLDKGPGTKWYAWTVASPDTVFHRIYPSRSGATARTVLGDYAGVVLVDGYAAYQTATKSGADGPCPATLAFCWAHVRRKFFEAQKFAPACKEALDLIGELYAIEADLPGWYALEGEERQAALAHRLTVRQQKSAPLTQRIRDWAHAQRALPGSAFRKALEYMLNLWAGLTVFLTQPQVPLDNNHVERQLRDMVIGRKNHYGSKSKRGTEVAALFYSLIETARLRGEDPGHYLRRAALAAIENPGTVTLPKVQG
- the tnpB gene encoding IS66 family insertion sequence element accessory protein TnpB (TnpB, as the term is used for proteins encoded by IS66 family insertion elements, is considered an accessory protein, since TnpC, encoded by a neighboring gene, is a DDE family transposase.) gives rise to the protein MLTLTRAVRVFAYAAPVDMRKGFDGLGALVEQQLGRQLLKGDVFLFVGRCRRRAKVLHFDGTGLVLLTKRLFRGRFARPWCEQGAQAV
- a CDS encoding transposase; translated protein: MELEKELEQFRQEAQRLKAGRRSGSLPFPEALRAFAVRYAEHTVAAGGTVTDAAQKLGVSGPTLYEWRKGRPAGHRRAKPAEKSAALVPVRVSQRPTEAAVAGLQQVALVAPGGWRVEGLTLEGAAQLLGKLGC
- a CDS encoding alpha/beta hydrolase — protein: MAERGFVTLAFDPSYTGESGGEPRNVASPDINTEDFSAAVDYLGLQASVDRKRIGALGICGFSGMALTAATSDSRISAVATVSMYDMSRSISRSHQDSYTQEQRRQVIDYISQQRWADAENGNYSPGFHEVPFDEKGNIVKGQRILPESLPGNPDPVLAAFFDYYKTPRGFHPRGINSTTAWTATTPMSFFSFSMYANIEMISPRPILLVAGENAHSRYYSEDVHKMASEPKELVIVPGADHVDLYDQMDKIPFNKLTEFFAKNLK